Proteins from one Juglans microcarpa x Juglans regia isolate MS1-56 chromosome 6S, Jm3101_v1.0, whole genome shotgun sequence genomic window:
- the LOC121236955 gene encoding homeobox-leucine zipper protein HAT4, which produces MVEKEDLGLSLSLSFPQNHHSLQLNLRPSLVPSSAAASPSGFNLPKPSWNEAFSSSDRNSETCRAETRSFLRGIDVNRLPSTGDCEEEAGVSSPNSTISSLSGKRSASEREANGEEHDLERDCSRGISDEEDGETSRKKLRLSKDQSNILEESFKEHNTLNPKQKQALAKQLGLRPRQVEVWFQNRRARTKLKQTEVDCEFLKRCCETLTEENRRLQKEVQELRALKLSPQFYMQMTPPTTLTMCPSCERVAVPVSSSSSAGDGTHARPQQMGHEGRRVPINPWATPTTRGPAVAHRTFDAVLQPRS; this is translated from the exons ATGGTTGAGAAGGAAGATCTGGGTTTGAGTCTGAGCTTGAGCTTCCCTCAGAACCACCATTCTCTACAGCTCAATCTCAGGCCTTCTTTAGTCCCATCTTCAGCTGCTGCTTCTCCTTCCGGGTTCAATCTTCCCAAGCCCTCTTGGAACGAGGCCTTCTCTTCATCAG ATAGAAACTCCGAAACTTGCCGTGCAGAGACTCGATCTTTCTTACGGGGGATCGACGTGAATCGGCTGCCTTCCACTGGCGATTGCGAAGAAGAAGCGGGCGTGTCATCCCCTAATAGCACGATATCTAGCTTGAGCGGAAAGCGAAGCGCTAGCGAGAGAGAAGCTAACGGAGAAGAGCATGATCTGGAGAGGGATTGCTCTCGAGGTATCAGTGATGAAGAAGACGGTGAAACCTCGAGAAAGAAGCTCAGGCTCTCCAAGGACCAGTCCAATATTCTTGAAGAGAGCTTCAAGGAGCACAACACGCTCAACCCA AAGCAAAAACAAGCTTTGGCCAAGCAGCTGGGCCTCCGACCTAGACAAGTGGAAGTTTGGTTTCAGAACAGAAGGGCCAG GACAAAGTTGAAGCAAACGGAGGTGGACTGCGAGTTCCTGAAGAGGTGCTGCGAGACTCTGACGGAAGAAAACAGACGTCTGCAGAAGGAAGTGCAGGAGCTGAGAGCTCTAAAACTCTCGCCACAGTTCTACATGCAAATGACCCCACCCACAACCCTAACCATGTGCCCCTCATGTGAGCGTGTCGCCGTCCCGGTTTCCTCCTCGTCATCCGCCGGCGACGGTACCCACGCCCGGCCCCAACAGATGGGCCATGAAGGTCGTCGAGTCCCCATCAACCCGTGGGCCACCCCGACAACACGCGGTCCCGCCGTCGCACACCGGACGTTCGATGCAGTACTCCAACCAAGATCGTGA
- the LOC121237759 gene encoding uncharacterized protein LOC121237759 isoform X1, with product MCSSMADTCSDNIKHQMILPEKTQQNTSKFYSHFLYKALIVIVFFVILPLFPSQAPEFINQSVLTRSWELLHLIFVGIAVSYGLFSRRNDETEKENNSSKFDYASYVSRFLEVSPVFDDEVESSSGIDENKVQTWSSQYRRNEPVVVVAQEHSVLDEQRTTGEKPLLLPVRSLKLRMPDPGVVKSEFSDITSGSISRSNSRPTSKRFSGNSNKSRNGELGGLDHLKLEEKLMDNVVLSSPVPWQSRSGRMEMKEEVDSPTLFNLPPSMEESEFDRFQSRTTSIQMTEPSRSSSNTSSLKPSHSPSLTSPRKLSPSPSLSAESQAKIAEDLVRKWGLYKSSPPPAPPLPPPPLQPVVFQSFSKRPNPRPVSDVVSLEKDSSRVNYGVEMKARRQADGLAMGKSVRKIRTRGAEDFEEDAMNGDSEKSPTVEKSGRNMRGSNQTSFRTEKLRHESNPLMSKQAFMEFSVEEEQAFGDMVTMVSDEDTESEEDDDTGGGSFIQGEGILSNGGVSLNNVEAASSSVSDGGRDVDRKADEFIAKFREQIRLQRINSLKRSSGQIKRNSARKG from the coding sequence ATGTGTTCTTCAATGGCAGATACATGTTCTGACAACATCAAACACCAAATGATACTTCCAGAGAAAACCCAACAAAACACAAGTAAGTTTTACTCACATTTCTTATACAAAGCTCTTATAGTTATAGTTTTCTTCGTTATTCTTCCGCTCTTTCCTTCACAAGCCCCTGAGTTCATCAACCAATCTGTACTCACTAGAAGCTGGGAGCTTCTACACCTCATTTTTGTCGGTATCGCCGTCTCTTACGGTCTATTTAGCCGGCGAAACGACGAaacagagaaagaaaacaacagcTCTAAATTCGATTATGCTTCGTATGTGTCTAGATTCCTAGAAGTATCACCGGTTTTTGATGATGAAGTCGAAAGCTCATCTGGGATTGATGAGAACAAAGTCCAAACGTGGAGTAGTCAGTACCGTAGGAATGAACCAGTGGTTGTCGTAGCCCAAGAACACTCTGTTCTCGATGAACAGAGAACTACAGGAGAAAAACCGCTGCTTTTGCCAGTTCGGAGCTTAAAATTGCGTATGCCTGACCCAGGTGTCGTCAAATCCGAATTTAGTGACATCACTTCAGGTTCTATCAGTAGGTCTAATTCAAGACCGACCTCCAAAAGGTTTTCGGGCAATTCGAATAAATCTAGAAACGGGGAATTAGGAGGTTTGGATCATCTAAAATTGGAGGAGAAGTTGATGGACAATGTTGTGCTTTCTTCACCAGTTCCATGGCAATCGAGGTCTGGAAGAATGGAAATGaaagaagaagttgatagtcctACCCTGTTTAATCTGCCTCCTTCAATGGAGGAATCTGAATTTGATCGGTTCCAGTCTCGCACTACAAGCATTCAGATGACTGAACCATCCCGATCCAGCTCCAACACCTCTTCGCTAAAGCCGTCTCATTCACCCTCACTAACTTCGCCGAGGAAATTGTCTCCTTCCCCTTCGTTGTCTGCAGAATCACAAGCCAAAATCGCGGAGGATTTGGTGAGGAAGTGGGGCTTGTACAAATCTTCTCCCCCACCTGCACCTCCACTGCCCCCGCCGCCGCTGCAGCCAGtagtttttcaatcattttcaaaGCGGCCTAATCCTAGACCTGTGAGTGATGTGGTTTCATTGGAGAAGGATTCGAGCAGAGTGAATTATGGGGTGGAAATGAAAGCTAGACGCCAGGCTGATGGTTTAGCAATGGGAAAATCAGtgagaaaaataagaacaagGGGAGCCGAAGATTTTGAAGAAGACGCCATGAATGGAGACTCGGAGAAAAGCCCAACGGTGGAGAAATCTGGAAGGAACATGAGGGGATCTAATCAAACATCATTCAGGACTGAGAAACTGAGGCATGAAAGCAACCCCCTAATGTCAAAGCAAGCTTTCATGGAATTCTCAGTGGAAGAGGAGCAAGCCTTTGGTGACATGGTGACTATGGTATCTGATGAAGACACAGAAAGTGAGGAGGATGATGACACTGGAGGAGGAAGTTTCATCCAAGGAGAAGGAATTCTGAGcaatggtggagtgagtttaaACAATGTGGAAGCTGCTTCGAGCAGTGTCAGTGATGGAGGACGTGATGTGGATAGAAAGGCTGATGAGTTCATAGCCAAATTCAGAGAGCAAATTAGGCTCCAGAGAATTAATTCCCTCAAGAGATCAAGTGGGCAGATCAAGAGAAACTCTGCAAGAAAGGGTTGA
- the LOC121237759 gene encoding uncharacterized protein LOC121237759 isoform X2: MPDPGVVKSEFSDITSGSISRSNSRPTSKRFSGNSNKSRNGELGGLDHLKLEEKLMDNVVLSSPVPWQSRSGRMEMKEEVDSPTLFNLPPSMEESEFDRFQSRTTSIQMTEPSRSSSNTSSLKPSHSPSLTSPRKLSPSPSLSAESQAKIAEDLVRKWGLYKSSPPPAPPLPPPPLQPVVFQSFSKRPNPRPVSDVVSLEKDSSRVNYGVEMKARRQADGLAMGKSVRKIRTRGAEDFEEDAMNGDSEKSPTVEKSGRNMRGSNQTSFRTEKLRHESNPLMSKQAFMEFSVEEEQAFGDMVTMVSDEDTESEEDDDTGGGSFIQGEGILSNGGVSLNNVEAASSSVSDGGRDVDRKADEFIAKFREQIRLQRINSLKRSSGQIKRNSARKG, from the coding sequence ATGCCTGACCCAGGTGTCGTCAAATCCGAATTTAGTGACATCACTTCAGGTTCTATCAGTAGGTCTAATTCAAGACCGACCTCCAAAAGGTTTTCGGGCAATTCGAATAAATCTAGAAACGGGGAATTAGGAGGTTTGGATCATCTAAAATTGGAGGAGAAGTTGATGGACAATGTTGTGCTTTCTTCACCAGTTCCATGGCAATCGAGGTCTGGAAGAATGGAAATGaaagaagaagttgatagtcctACCCTGTTTAATCTGCCTCCTTCAATGGAGGAATCTGAATTTGATCGGTTCCAGTCTCGCACTACAAGCATTCAGATGACTGAACCATCCCGATCCAGCTCCAACACCTCTTCGCTAAAGCCGTCTCATTCACCCTCACTAACTTCGCCGAGGAAATTGTCTCCTTCCCCTTCGTTGTCTGCAGAATCACAAGCCAAAATCGCGGAGGATTTGGTGAGGAAGTGGGGCTTGTACAAATCTTCTCCCCCACCTGCACCTCCACTGCCCCCGCCGCCGCTGCAGCCAGtagtttttcaatcattttcaaaGCGGCCTAATCCTAGACCTGTGAGTGATGTGGTTTCATTGGAGAAGGATTCGAGCAGAGTGAATTATGGGGTGGAAATGAAAGCTAGACGCCAGGCTGATGGTTTAGCAATGGGAAAATCAGtgagaaaaataagaacaagGGGAGCCGAAGATTTTGAAGAAGACGCCATGAATGGAGACTCGGAGAAAAGCCCAACGGTGGAGAAATCTGGAAGGAACATGAGGGGATCTAATCAAACATCATTCAGGACTGAGAAACTGAGGCATGAAAGCAACCCCCTAATGTCAAAGCAAGCTTTCATGGAATTCTCAGTGGAAGAGGAGCAAGCCTTTGGTGACATGGTGACTATGGTATCTGATGAAGACACAGAAAGTGAGGAGGATGATGACACTGGAGGAGGAAGTTTCATCCAAGGAGAAGGAATTCTGAGcaatggtggagtgagtttaaACAATGTGGAAGCTGCTTCGAGCAGTGTCAGTGATGGAGGACGTGATGTGGATAGAAAGGCTGATGAGTTCATAGCCAAATTCAGAGAGCAAATTAGGCTCCAGAGAATTAATTCCCTCAAGAGATCAAGTGGGCAGATCAAGAGAAACTCTGCAAGAAAGGGTTGA